The genomic interval gctggagaggtgccagatcacctcctgagcactgccgaggtgcccctgagcaaggcaccaaaccccctccccaccaccagcccGGGAGCGCCCACCGTGGGCAGCTTCGTCACTCTGACATTCCtcccttagtgcatgtccacaggatcctgtttgtgtgcatgtgtgtatatacttcagcctatgagtgtgttgcatgactacagagtgtaaaaactgaaatttccccttccggggatcaataaaagtaaatcttaatcttaatgccGTCAGTGTTTGCCCTTAACagtgatgtgtttgatgttttgtcaGAGGCTGATCGTGTGTCTGGAGGAGTCGCTTTACATTCACAACATCCGAGACATGAAAGTGCTGCATACCATCAGGGAAACTCCTCCCAACCCTTCAGGTGAGTCTGATCTCATCGTGTTCTACTGCATGTTTAGAACAACACATACTAAGGTTCAGGAAGAGcaacagttaaaaacatttttttttttttttttaaatggcttgcGCTTCTTTAATTGCACGGTACACGATGTGCTCACACTGAAAGCAGAGATGGATTTTTCCTCGAGGCTAGAAACTGTCTCCGGGATCGGAGTAACTGCGCTGATATTTGTAGATTGAACACATCCACAGACAACacacccactcactcactctgtcAGCGCTGGTACGATAGATTATTACAGTTGTACTATTTACCAGGCATTCTTCCACTTCCTATTATCCTCCTATTAATGGAGCAATCTCATTAAACTTCactcttttctttgtctccctttgttggtgtttttgatCCGTGTTTTTCCCAGGGTTGTGCGCCCTTTCCATCAGCAACGACAACTGTTATCTGGCCTACCCCGGCAGCACAACAATAGGAGAGGTTCAAGTGTTTGACACAGTTAACCTGGTAATTAAAGCCAGCCTTTTATATTCCACCTTTCACACCAGCTCTTCTCCTCGTCCTAACTCTCCTCTCTTATTTTGTGCTGTCTCAACTCATACTGGTTGCACCGCAGAGTCGCTGTTTATGTGGCTTATTCAATTGTTTTATAACTAAATTGTTCTGTCTCTACCCTGACAGTCATTGTTTCCTGTCTTCGGTTGAAGCTCTCCGAAGCTCTTAACtcgtgtctgtatttgtttccCAGCGAGCGGCGAACATGATTCCAGCCCACGACAGCCCATTAGCAGCATTGGCTTTTGATGCTAGTGGAACCAAACTGGCCACGGCCTCAGAGAAGGTAAGCACAGTTTCTTCACAGTCCATCAGCCCCCCCTTTTCgtctctgcagctttctctGCGTGGGCTTTTGTTGATTTGATACCGCCTGAGTAAGTGttgtcctcctctgtgtgtgtgtgtgtgtgtgtgtctctctcgtcctctcagGGCACGGTCATTCGTGTCTTCTCGATTCCAGAAGGAcaaaagctctttgagtttaGAAGAGGAGTCAAGAGGTAGATTCTTTCCCGGTTCATGTACAGTACTATCTTTTGATTTCTTTAAGGCAAACAGGTGTTTCATTGTGATTTTAATCTAGATCGTTATATCACCCGGCCCGAGGTAGACTAGCAAAATTCTCTATCTGTATATActaaatatgtgtgtttttgacctCAGGTGTGTGAGCATCTGCTCATTGGCATTCAGCATGGAGGGCCTGTACCTGTCGGCCTCCAGCAACACAGAGACAGTCCACATCTTCAAGTTAGAGACGCAGAAAGAGAAATATGTGTACGTAACTTTCTATCCTCTGGACTCGCATGTCGGATTTAAAGAAGCTCGGTGAAACGCAGGCCTCTTAacgttctgtgtttgtgtgcaggccAGCTGAGGAGCCCACCACATGGGGAGGGTACCTGGGCAAGGTTTTGATGGCCTCCACCACCTACCTGCCCTCCCAGGTTACGGAGATGTTCACACAGGGGCGAGCCTTCGCTACCGTCCGTCTGCCCTTCTGTGGACATAAGAACATCTGCGCCTTAGCTGTGTgagtgcacgcacacacacacacacacacacacacacacacacacacactctcacacatatCATATGTATGCACCGAGATGCATTTGAATAACTGTTGTATCGGTCCTCAGTTAGGCTTGAGAGAAAATTCTGCAGGTCATCTTTTTAACACAGAGTAGACAACACAAACCCTTTCCACTTTGAGATTCCACAACAGCTCCATAACAAGGTTCTGCTCTCAGTACACCTTTGTACCGACACATTACATTGGTGTCCCAGTTTGTGGTTTCACATTGCGTGAGAGTTTTGTGGAAGCCCAAGAGGCACAGCGTGTAAACACACAGTGGCAGcttcagacatgcacacacacacacacacacacacttgcagcgctgtcccccccccctgctggctCTGACATTACACATAGCCACCATCTCCACCTTGTAATACCGCTGTTGGCAGATCAGGGGCGGAATGACTTTGCCCCCACCATTCCGCCTACTAGTGTTACAAATTGCAGACGAGgttcatgtttcatttctgtgtAAGTTGTGCAGCAATCGTGGATCCCTTGGCAATCGTCAACTCTGATGTGCTCCTCTGGGAACGGATGCCAATTTCTCTGTAATTCCAGTGAAGCCAGCAGTTAGTGTTAAATGATTTCaagccaagacttcctttttttttttttttgtgcaggttTTACGTCTGGTCTGTTACATTGCCAAAAGTAGCGCCTGCTCCTCTGTTAGTTACACGAAGGGCTTCACTCTGACTTACTCCAGCTGTTTGaacctgggaaaaaaaaaacagattttcatgTGATTTACTTCCAAATAACGGGTCTAAGAtttgctgaaaaagaaaaacaacttcagcTTCTTTGTTAAATGGAAGTCAGATCGATCATTTGTGACACGTGTCAGGTTGTCAGGGAATCTATACGTACACTGATTGCTATCACAGCGtcaacagatttgttttgttgctcaagttcaatcaatcaaccaaatCATTATTTTGTGTAGCGCCAATTCAGTGTTAttttgagacactttacaaaagagcacgtAAAAGACCGTACTCATTGTCAAGGAAAATGGGATGGGGTGAGATGGGATAATAttcaggaaggatttctcctttgtattctcGCGTTCTTGTTGTCTTCCTtgttccttgccgctgaggttgAAGTCGGatcaggccgtgcatgaatgaggacggaggTGGTtgaggggacgacacagtccgatggtggcggctgggcgtcagggacgtcgggtggtggtagagccagatcacctcgctgaaggttgggggagctccgtgTACTCGAGAGCCTGACTTCTGCTGTCGGGACACGACCTCCTGGGCTTCTaacaaactgacacagaatgaagttgaaattgaaatgtttgatctatGTTTGATTGTTAGCTGCGCTTTTATGCAGATATCTATtaaaagagataaataaatccTCATCAAAATACCACTGATGGAAGCCAATATGCCATTAGCACGTATTATATTACACCTGCTTTTGGTGTCCATACGGACTGTTTTTCCATTATACACCAAAGCTTGCTGATACATGAATCATGATTAGTTAATAGAGCATAGACTACAAACGTACTACAAATAGAAACAAGAACACTTCCCATGCTGACCCCCAGCCGAGTGCACTTTCTGCGTCTTTCTGTAGGATCTATAAATAGAGTTAAGTAGTTCAGTGAGAATTGTAATTGTATGTTACAGTTGAAAAAAACGAAATCATTCTCAGCACAACATGAAACTAAAGAGCGATTTCATGttacaacatgcacacaaaacatAAGTCAGTGTTCAAAGATTTATGAGAGCTTCATCACAAAATCAGCTCTAcgatgacatttttcttttttttctttctatttttaggATTCAGAAGATTCCCCGGTTGTTGGTGGCAGCATCTGATGGTTATCTGTATCTTTACAACCTGGATCCACAGGAGGGAGGGGAATGCACGCTCATGAAGCAACACAGGTAACCAACAGCTCCACAGAGGAAATCCCCAAATGTGTGCATGTCTCTGAAGACTtcagtgtgatgtttttttatgcaatCAGAACCCTGAACAGAGTTTCAGTAGCTGAATTCTCTGCTGTCTTTAACTTCAGGTTAGATGGAAGTACTGAGCCACACAATGAGATCCTTGAGCAGGGGACACATGACCGCCCACTTGTGGCCCAAACCTACAGTGCTGCAGTAACTAAAGGTATGCCTCAGACACATaattttctgttattttcttctAAAGTCCTAAAGAGGTGATGTGTATTTTTGGTACAAATGTTTCTTCAGTTAAGTTAGTCGTGTTCAGTTTATTAGCTGATTTATATATCGAATTAACCTCTTAATGATAAATAATGTGATACATTGAGGATGGATTTCAGTAGcaagttgtttgttttcagtctaTGATCTTTGACCTCTTGTTACCTAGGTTACTGCGATGAGCAAGGTGCCGTCGGAGGGGCCGGGCTAGAAGATGACCTCAACGACTTGCGTCTAGACGAGGAGAACGAGCAACCACCGCTCATCCTGGAAACTGACTGACTTCACGGACGGGTGTACCCACCAATCAGAGGGCTCCTCTGGTGCTGCTATGTGACACAAGGGGGGCAGGGGCAGGATCAAAGACTGggagtgtttttaaatgctcaAAGTGTTCATGAGCCTGTCTGTGAGTCCGTCTGTGCGTTTGTCCGTTCACATACATTTCGatctttttcccccctctccttcCTGCGCTTACTTTTCCCTCGGTTTAGCCTCGTAGGCCGAGCTGAAGCTTTGCATGTACATGTGCCAACCGCTAAAAACATGCTCCAATGTGAATTCAAGTAtccgtgagtgtgtgttggaCATTTGATCAAAACATTAATGTAGCTGTGTCTCCacttaagacacacacacacactgacgcaaGCACTGTGTTAAATGAAAGTGATGTGTAAGTGCCTCGCTGCCCCAGTGTCAGGGTTTCTTCTGTTTGAGAGGGGGATCTCTTTTCATTGGCtcaataaaaatctgttttcaagTTGTCGAATTTTAACCGAGGGTGTGtttagtatcttttttttttttgaccccttttctttctcacacacattcacacaatctGTGGCGTGAGTCCTCCGGCTCAACTTGACCCCTCAATCGAGTAATATGAAGCCTTTGGCATGAGGCAGAAGTGTTTGCggattgaagtgtgtgtgtttgtgcgctcTGGCTGAGAcctcatttgtgtgtttgcgcgCTGGGCATGTACATTAGCAAACACTGCATAATTAGCCTCcacgtgccccccccccccccccccccgacctctTCCAAAATCAGGCTCAGTagaaccccctcctcctcaggcCTGCAGTCATTGGATGATTTCAAACACTGATATTAATGATCTTTTAAAAACTACATAACCAATCATAACCAATGATGTGTCATGAAAACATGCATGGTGGTGTTGCCATGGTACTTTGTCCGTACATCAAAGACGTTTGGGTGGTGATGATTTACTCTGTACATTATCAGATGTGGAAAGATATCGCTGTACCATATTATCAGGTTATGACCATGGCTTGTGCACTCTCTGcaatgatgtgtgtgtatgtgtggccATGGAGTGAACTGTGGATTATCATTTGATTGACCTGGAGCTCAGGCTGAGCGTCATCAACTGGTCCAGGATGCTGCATGGTTCCCCATTAATCCTGTGGTGTCTGAAGCTGCTACGCAAGGATTAGCCATGGGATTTTGGAGTGTCAGGCATTTTCTAATGATTTTGTACAAAATGTGAAAGTTCatctgaaacaaatgaaaataaattccatgttgatgtttgaaatagatgcttttttttcttctaacacCCTGGAAACCATTTCATATTCACGGCAAAAACAGTGGATTAATTCATTTAGCATCAAAGCGAGTACAAGTGGAAAACTTCATACCACAGTTAGGCCGAGAGGTGGAACCTAACaagaatactttttttaatttattgccACTCAAACTGAAGAAATGGCACTTATAAGCTTTTGAGGCATTCTGCCCGAGGATTTTTATGAGGATGGATGTCCCACTCTTTGTCAGGGAAACTGTTTGAGAATTTCCTATTTTTGTGGCTTATGATTATGGCAGACGAATGCCTCAGAACCCCAGAAGGCTCACAAAGGTTTACTgtatgacattttctttttggtaaATTCAGTTCTTGCAAATTTGTGTACCTCAGGttgccttttttcccctttttttattttcccctaAACCTACTTTAGGTATTAATTCTACCACTTGGGGGCAGTGCAACTAGTTTTAAATGCAGCATTTACATATGAATCAATACAAATCTCACTTCAAAGATCTCAAACCTAGCAATGCCAGACACTCCTTAGAAGTGCTGTTGCTACATTTAGGTGTCCAGTGTCTTACAGATGTGAGTCACCTCTATGGTACATACCATAGTACGTACGTACCATGGTACCTTACATATTACCATGGTATGTACCATAGTATACCATAGTAATATGGGCATAACTATGGTATGTAGCATGGTCATATGTAAAGTACATACTAtggtatttatgtagcacatgtTCTATAGTATTACCCTGGTACATGTTCTATAGTATTACCATGGTACATGTTCTATAGTATTACCATGGTACATGTTCCATAGTATTACCATGGTACATGTACTATAGTATTACCATGGTACATGTTCTATAGTATTACCATGGTACATGTTCTATAGTATTACCACGGTACATGTACTATAGTATTACCCTGGTACATGTACCATAGTATTACCATGGTACATGTTCTATAGTATTACCCTGGTACATGTTCTATAGTATTACCCTGGTACATGTTCTATAGTATTACCCTGGTACATGTACCATAGTATTACCACGGTACATGTTCTATAGTATTACCCTGGTACATGTACCATAGTATTACCATGGTACATGTACCATAGTATTACCACGGTACATGTACTATAGTATTACCCTGGTACATGTTCTATAGTATTACCCTGGTACATGTACCATAGTATTACCATGGTACATGTTCTATAGTATTACCCTGGTACATGTACCATAGTATTACCCTGGTACATGTACTATAGTATTACCATGGTACATGTTCCATAGTATTACCATGGTACATGTTCTATAGTATTACCATGGTACATGTTCTATAGTATTACCATGGTACATGTACCATAGTATTACCATGGTACATGTTCTATAGTATTACCATGGTACATGTACCATAGTATTACCATGGTACATGTTCTATAGTATTACCATGGTACATGTTCTATAGTATTACCATGGTACATGTTCTATAGTATTACCCTGGTACATGTTCTATAGTATTACCCTGGTACATGTACCATAGTATTACCATGGTACATGTTCTATAGTATTACCATGGTACATGTTCTATAGTATTACCCTGGTACATGTACCATAGTATTACCATGGTACATGTTCTATAGTATTACCATGGTACATGTACCATAGTATTACCACGGTACATGTACTATAGTATTACCACGGTGCATGTTCTATAGTATTACCATGGTACATGTTCTATAGTATTACCACGGTACATGTACTATAGTATTACCCTGGTACATGTACCATAGTATTACCATGGTACATGTACTATAGTACCACTATGGTAGAGTACCATGGTAAACATTCTTATGGGAAAGTAGGTATTCAGCTGTTCACCAAACTTTAAGCTAACATGAATTCAACTTTAGAAAACTCTCTCAATTGTTTAAGCACTATTTAAGCTATTTCAAAAgtgtatccttttttttcttaagcaTGCCAATCATATAAACTACTTTTCTACTTTTAGCCTTGTATCCATTAATTTTAGCTAACTAGTTATTTAAGAAGATTTGAACATCATTTTGGTTATTGACTATGACCttaggttgtttttgttttatttctatctCTTCAACTCACTGCTGCTACCCTGTgttataactgttttttttttgttcttttttttttttacaaatggaGACATTGGAGACTTGTATAGAAActtgtgattttaaaatataaccTATTCTCTTATTTGTAAAATATGGAATTACAGGTTCCCTTTAACAGTTAATGTCCTCCTTCAAAAGCAGaagtgagaaaacatttttggcgttccaaagaaaaggaaaggggAAACTGACATTTTTTCAATACAGTGATGTCAGAGCTGATGCTTTTTCGATGCTACATTAGCAGCTGCCTGACAGTAGCTAATTGtcaatcaaatatatattttttcttgatAAACGGCTCGATGTCCCAGTGGTTTTTCATTATCTACTGTCTTTTAAGCAACTAATCAATCTAGAAGTTGTATATTTACAATAATTTGTCCACTTAACAATATATCTTATATTACTTAGAAtctggaaaacaaacagcagtatGACAATACAACAGCACTAGAGTCCCCCCTAGTGatttaagaagaaaatgacTTCTATGTGTTATTATGGCTGATGAAAGCTTCATTCTCATCTTTGACTGCACAGGAGTGCTTGATgtcaaatgttgttgtttttttaaacatccagGCGCTCCTTCTCTGGGAGAACCAGGAATGGCATAGGGTTATAAATTTGCCCCTTTCATGGCAACAGCTGTTGAAGAACGAGGCTAAACAATAGAGAGAGGGCAAAATTAATGTTTTAATCGTAGTAAAGGGAAAGTGATTGATCAGACTGGTTAAACAGTAACTATTAGGCCTATTTCACTCGGATGCTCAGCATGGCTCCAGGCGTTCAGACGCTCTTGTGGAATATGGCCGTGTGAGGGTTTTAGTGGAATATTATCCTTGAGGCTGAAACTATCTCTTTTCCTCACCTCATCACTGGATCTCAGGTCTCCCTCCTGCATGCTCTGCAcgtaatgtgcatgtgtgttatgTGTTTACAATTGGATATGTGTGTCTTATGTTCTCTTGTTGAGCAAAGACATTGACGGATTGCTGAGGCAAAGAGTCTGGTTACAAACCAAATGTGTCCAAGAAACTCACATGATGACACAACTCAGGCCAAACGTTCTCCTTTAAACACCAGTGTCTTGATGTCACGCAGAGTAAAGCCTCATTTATTAAACCCATAACAGCTGTTGCTCTTGTTCTAGGACGGGGGCTGAGGAACACCAAATAGAAGTGTCTTTCAAAAAGTTGTCTTTGTCCAAAAAATTCTGCGAGAAGTCCAAATGTGATAATGTTCTAAATAATGttgtttgaaatgatttcagactctgttcatggaaataaaaaagctaACAGCAAGCCTTACAAGTTgccatcttttttaaaaaagatgttaATTACAAAAGATGTTTCCATTTGTTGTAAAACTCTCAAATAGCTACAGCAGCATTGCAATATTATTCCCATCTTGCTCAAATTATTGAGCAACTGGAAAGATAGTAGATAGTCCATATAGTCTATCGTTTTGCGTCATACTTTCAGACTTTATTGTAAGCTTGTTGAATGCTAGCTGGTATTCTGTAGTTTCTaatgaatcaaaacaaagattCCAGAGGATTGCACGATAAAGAAATGTCAGTTTTCTGTTTATCTTAACC from Labrus mixtus chromosome 20, fLabMix1.1, whole genome shotgun sequence carries:
- the wipi2 gene encoding WD repeat domain phosphoinositide-interacting protein 2, whose translation is MNLASLSGDAGGSQLLFANFNQDNTSLAVGTKSGYKFFSLSSVDKLEQIYECTDTEDVCIVERLFSSSLVAIVSLKAPRKLKVCHFKKGTEICNYSYSNTILAVKLNRQRLIVCLEESLYIHNIRDMKVLHTIRETPPNPSGLCALSISNDNCYLAYPGSTTIGEVQVFDTVNLRAANMIPAHDSPLAALAFDASGTKLATASEKGTVIRVFSIPEGQKLFEFRRGVKRCVSICSLAFSMEGLYLSASSNTETVHIFKLETQKEKYVPAEEPTTWGGYLGKVLMASTTYLPSQVTEMFTQGRAFATVRLPFCGHKNICALAVIQKIPRLLVAASDGYLYLYNLDPQEGGECTLMKQHRLDGSTEPHNEILEQGTHDRPLVAQTYSAAVTKGYCDEQGAVGGAGLEDDLNDLRLDEENEQPPLILETD